Sequence from the Thermococcus sp. CX2 genome:
CACGAGCAGATGATAAAGGCCTTCAACCAGGCCGACGAGGTCAAGAAGGAGGCCGACGAGTACCACCAGAAGGTCGTCGAGCTCCGCGAGAAGATCCGCGAGGTCAGGAAGCAGCTCCGTGAGATTGAGAGGAAAATCAGGGAGTACGACGAGAAGCACAAGGAGCTGATCGCCTACAGGCTCGTGGCAAGGATGCGCTCCAAGAAAGACGCCAGCTTCGAGAAGGCAGTGGAGGCCCTCGAGAAGTTCAAGCGCGGCGAGAAGCTAACGCTGGACGAGCTGCTGCTCCTCCAGAGGTACAACCTTGTCTGAGGCCTGACCATGGAGGTACTCAGGCACGAAGGTCCCGGAAGGCTGGGCCTCGTTAGATTGGGAGATTACTCCTTTAGAACCCCCGCTTTGGCTGGGGTAGATTTTACCATCTCCCCCTTCAACTCCTTCTTCCACCCGAGCGAGCCTGGAGAATACGACTTCAACCTCGCCCCAGCGATACCACTCGGCTTTTACACGCCTTCCGAGGTCATAGAGAAGGCCATCGGAAGGCTCTGGAGCGTGAACTACGAAGGCTTCAACGCCTTCTATCTCCCGGCATTAAGGAGAACCGAGTATCTTCCTGAGTTCTTCAAGATAATCGAGCGGTACAACTTCGAGGCCGTTTATCTGGGCAACTCTAAGATTCTCGTCAAGGAGTACCGCTACTTCGTGAGAATCCTGAGGGAGCTCCGCGAGAGGTTTCCCAACGTCATGATAATCGCCGATTTGGAGCCCTTCTTCTACCCCTTGGCAGTTTACCTCGGCGTTGATGCGTTCGACACCCGCTCGCTGAAGCTCTACGACTTCCACGGTAAGGGATTCACGCAGTACAGCCCCTTCATTTGGAGCGAAGAGGCCAATTCCCTTGACTTCGCCCGTGAGACCATACTGCTCGTTAGAAAGGCCCTCGAAGAAGGCAAGCTTCGCTATCTGGTTGAGAACCTCTTCCACACCCAGTATCACGCGGGCATACTCAGAATAGCCGACCTTGAGCATCCCGATTACCTCGAGAAGTACACACCAATCCAGAAGGAGACGGTCTACTTCATAAGCGACGCCTCTATCAGGCGGCCAGAGGTTAAGCGCTGGCATGCTCGCGTTGTGGAGAGATTCGTTCCGCCCAAGAACACCGAGTTGCTCCTCCTCTTCCCCTGCTCAGCTAAAAAGCCTTACTCCCACTCGCGCTCCCATACGCTCTACCGCAAGGCAATG
This genomic interval carries:
- the arcS gene encoding archaeosine synthase subunit alpha — encoded protein: MEVLRHEGPGRLGLVRLGDYSFRTPALAGVDFTISPFNSFFHPSEPGEYDFNLAPAIPLGFYTPSEVIEKAIGRLWSVNYEGFNAFYLPALRRTEYLPEFFKIIERYNFEAVYLGNSKILVKEYRYFVRILRELRERFPNVMIIADLEPFFYPLAVYLGVDAFDTRSLKLYDFHGKGFTQYSPFIWSEEANSLDFARETILLVRKALEEGKLRYLVENLFHTQYHAGILRIADLEHPDYLEKYTPIQKETVYFISDASIRRPEVKRWHARVVERFVPPKNTELLLLFPCSAKKPYSHSRSHTLYRKAMKEALGSGIAKVHELILTSPFGVVPREWEWLAKYDIVVTGHWSEEEIKPAAELLAKTLEKYPKDVPIIAHLDEAYVEIAKMAAEMTGREIIFTEVENGTTSRESLNSLRETLSQFDLEGTKEDRIYRYFEGIRKVFDFYFGAGAGEAVLPENGQVKGSKMLRLFVDGQQTGTYRDGVISVTPYGMQRIYDAIKSYWVKVDFDLRGDVFAVGVGEADERIRPDDIVGIVRDERIIGVGKAVLSGEEMVRSKKGVAVKVRKRA